One Bacteroidia bacterium genomic window carries:
- a CDS encoding T9SS type A sorting domain-containing protein produces the protein MTKNYLLTASKLCFLLAFMFIFCNPSFGQREVMVTPGFGTLNTAIFGDTLSTGERTDTNTVYVLERDGLYLLDGTIENRFPLSIVAEDGNGARPILQPGVATGGSSSRALTPRAHITLRGLYVTNLDELGGLNTRIMRARGDDMRIIIDDCHFDKDGQSGIRVDNPGMKIYITNSIFSNIGLMSSPNNGRGIDDRGNPIDSLVVENSLIYNLTSRFLRDDGGLLNYAKVNNNTFYNLGQGSIHFGETVFALCQNNLFVNTSFLGNATEESPGGMRFDSLSQANIDAGLEQCVIISHNNFYNDPALANAYPDTVRSFRLFNVPAQNFMEVSGYANTNTFEWLTFDSIPGSPTNVVTSYYATLTDPDPNPDNMDDGNGGPNAAGGQMQFPFNFDYMGPAGVVEGSNIGGAMGDGNSTAVIDTSRAPRVVTVAPGFGSLNTAIFGDTLANGERVDTNTVYVLERDGLYLLDGTIENRFPLAIVAEEGDGARPILQPGVATGGSSSRALTPRAHITLRGLYVTNLDELGGLNTRIMRARGDDMRIIIDDCHFDKDGQSGIRVDNPGMKIYITNSIFSNIGLMSSPNNGRGIDDRGNPIDSIVVENSTIYNLTSRFIRDDGGLTNYARVVHNTFYNLGQGSIHFGEIAELICVNNLFSNTSFLGKNFDEVVGGMRMDSLSQANQDLGFIQRVNISFNNFHLDTAIVSAYPDSVQEFALFDTTTAGFINNQGYGPTNQGRLVSFTTPPSIPTNVVTTYYATITDPDPNPDNMDDGNGGPGMNQMQLPFDFSYEADAIVSEGSTKGIAMGSMQWVGEVAVGIFDPVFAEEIQLSNYPNPFRDQTTISYELANTSEVELAIFDLSGRMINKIVDQKQPAGSHEVLWNAGELRPGIYLYRIQVNGRIFSKKLILMGR, from the coding sequence ATGACAAAAAACTACCTACTTACCGCTAGCAAGCTATGCTTTTTATTAGCCTTTATGTTCATTTTCTGTAATCCCTCTTTTGGACAAAGAGAGGTCATGGTTACTCCAGGCTTTGGAACCCTAAACACAGCAATTTTTGGGGATACCCTTAGTACAGGTGAAAGAACAGATACAAATACGGTTTATGTACTGGAAAGAGATGGCCTCTACCTACTGGATGGTACCATAGAAAATCGTTTCCCCTTAAGTATTGTGGCCGAGGATGGAAATGGAGCTCGTCCGATCTTGCAACCTGGAGTTGCAACTGGAGGAAGTTCAAGTAGAGCCCTTACTCCCAGAGCGCATATCACCTTGCGCGGACTTTATGTAACCAATCTAGATGAACTAGGAGGACTAAATACACGAATCATGCGTGCTCGCGGCGATGATATGCGCATTATCATTGATGACTGTCATTTTGATAAAGATGGGCAATCCGGTATACGGGTAGACAATCCCGGGATGAAGATCTATATCACCAATTCTATTTTCAGCAATATTGGCCTCATGTCCAGCCCTAACAATGGAAGAGGAATTGATGATAGAGGAAATCCTATAGACAGTTTGGTTGTAGAAAACAGCTTGATATATAACCTGACCAGCAGATTCCTAAGGGATGATGGAGGCTTGTTGAATTATGCCAAAGTCAACAACAATACCTTTTATAATCTGGGACAGGGATCGATTCATTTTGGAGAAACGGTATTTGCCCTTTGTCAAAACAACCTCTTTGTGAACACCAGCTTTCTGGGGAATGCTACAGAAGAATCTCCGGGAGGTATGCGATTTGATTCTTTGAGTCAGGCAAATATTGATGCGGGATTGGAACAATGTGTGATCATTAGCCATAACAACTTTTACAATGATCCGGCATTAGCCAATGCCTATCCGGATACTGTTCGCTCTTTCCGCTTATTTAATGTGCCGGCACAGAATTTCATGGAAGTCTCTGGCTATGCAAATACCAATACCTTCGAGTGGTTGACCTTTGATAGCATTCCTGGCAGTCCTACCAATGTTGTGACTTCTTATTATGCTACCCTTACTGATCCGGACCCCAATCCGGATAATATGGATGATGGTAATGGAGGACCTAATGCAGCAGGGGGACAAATGCAATTCCCTTTCAATTTCGATTATATGGGACCGGCAGGAGTTGTAGAAGGCAGTAATATCGGTGGAGCAATGGGAGATGGGAATTCGACAGCAGTGATTGATACATCCCGAGCGCCTCGCGTAGTAACTGTCGCTCCGGGATTTGGGAGCCTGAATACTGCAATCTTTGGGGATACCCTTGCAAATGGAGAAAGGGTGGATACCAACACGGTCTATGTCCTCGAAAGAGATGGCCTGTATCTATTGGACGGAACGATTGAAAATAGATTTCCCTTAGCAATAGTCGCAGAAGAGGGTGATGGAGCTCGTCCCATCTTACAACCCGGAGTTGCAACTGGAGGAAGTTCAAGTAGAGCCCTTACCCCCAGAGCACATATCACCTTGCGCGGACTTTATGTTACCAATCTAGATGAACTAGGAGGACTAAATACACGAATCATGCGTGCTCGCGGCGATGATATGCGCATCATCATTGATGATTGTCATTTTGATAAAGATGGACAATCCGGCATACGGGTAGACAATCCCGGGATGAAGATCTATATCACCAATTCTATTTTCAGCAATATTGGTCTCATGTCCAGTCCTAATAATGGAAGAGGAATTGATGATAGAGGAAATCCTATTGATTCCATAGTGGTAGAGAATAGTACCATTTACAATTTGACTAGCCGCTTTATCAGAGATGATGGAGGTCTGACCAATTATGCCCGGGTAGTACATAATACCTTCTATAATCTTGGACAGGGATCCATCCATTTTGGAGAAATCGCCGAATTGATCTGTGTAAATAATCTCTTCAGTAATACCAGCTTCTTAGGGAAGAATTTTGATGAAGTTGTAGGAGGAATGCGTATGGATTCTTTATCTCAGGCTAATCAGGATCTGGGATTTATCCAGAGAGTCAATATTTCCTTTAATAACTTCCATCTGGATACTGCTATCGTTTCTGCTTATCCTGATTCCGTTCAGGAATTTGCCTTATTTGACACAACTACTGCTGGATTTATCAATAATCAAGGCTATGGTCCCACCAACCAGGGACGCTTGGTAAGTTTTACGACTCCTCCTTCTATACCGACCAATGTAGTCACTACGTATTATGCGACCATCACAGATCCCGATCCTAATCCTGATAATATGGATGATGGTAATGGAGGTCCTGGAATGAATCAGATGCAGCTTCCTTTTGACTTTAGTTATGAAGCTGATGCGATAGTAAGTGAAGGTAGTACCAAAGGCATCGCCATGGGCTCTATGCAATGGGTCGGGGAAGTTGCTGTTGGTATATTCGATCCCGTTTTTGCCGAAGAAATTCAGCTTTCCAATTACCCCAATCCTTTCAGAGATCAGACTACGATTTCCTATGAGCTTGCTAATACCAGCGAGGTAGAATTGGCAATCTTTGATCTAAGTGGAAGAATGATAAACAAAATTGTGGACCAAAAACAGCCCGCAGGCAGTCACGAGGTCCTTTGGAATGCAGGTGAATTAAGACCCGGAATCTATTTATATAGAATTCAGGTAAACGGGCGCATCTTTAGCAAGAAGCTGATCCTGATGGGAAGATAA
- a CDS encoding amidohydrolase family protein has translation MKFHRLLLLLILPFFLLGNSQIQKDSRLPSSFQESKSIKLINGNWFNGESFDQRTVWVENGLLSFEGKADSYDTLIDLGGKYVIPPFAEAHNHNLESDYQLEERIDSYLNNGVYYVKLLSSIKKRIDPLMHHYNNAEGVDVSMAHAPLTASGGHPIAIRKLYLDRGYFRGLFNTLEEVESHGYFVMDDLNQLKSKWPQVLSFSPDFIKLNLLYSEEYEKRKNDTAYFGQKGLNPALVPEIVALAHKSNLRVSAHVNTAHDFHVAIEAGVDEIAHLPEIRNGKSISRADAKLAKEKDITLVTTISLLKKREDSPEYKDLLQNIRSNLQILKEEGVRLAIGSDMYNDTSVEEFQFLHSLQIFSERELLKMWCENAAITTFPNRKIAYLKEGYEANFLVLNKNPLEDISEINKHIDLKIKEGVILK, from the coding sequence ATGAAATTCCACAGACTGCTACTCCTGCTCATCCTTCCTTTTTTCCTCCTGGGAAACAGTCAAATCCAGAAAGATTCCAGACTTCCTTCCTCTTTCCAGGAGTCTAAAAGCATAAAGCTGATTAATGGGAACTGGTTCAATGGAGAATCTTTTGATCAGCGAACAGTCTGGGTCGAAAATGGCCTATTGAGTTTTGAAGGAAAGGCAGATTCATATGATACCCTCATAGACCTTGGTGGGAAGTATGTAATTCCCCCATTCGCTGAAGCTCACAATCACAATTTAGAAAGTGATTATCAACTGGAAGAGCGTATAGACTCTTATTTAAACAATGGAGTTTACTATGTAAAACTGCTTTCCTCCATCAAAAAACGGATCGATCCCCTCATGCATCATTATAATAATGCAGAAGGAGTGGATGTAAGTATGGCCCATGCGCCCTTGACAGCTTCAGGCGGACACCCGATAGCCATTCGGAAATTGTACCTGGATCGAGGATATTTCAGGGGTCTTTTTAATACCCTCGAAGAGGTCGAATCACATGGCTATTTTGTCATGGACGATCTGAATCAGCTAAAATCCAAATGGCCTCAGGTTCTCTCCTTTTCGCCCGACTTCATTAAACTAAATCTCCTGTATTCAGAAGAATATGAGAAACGCAAAAATGATACAGCCTATTTCGGTCAGAAAGGGTTGAATCCGGCGCTGGTTCCCGAAATTGTTGCCCTGGCACATAAAAGCAATTTGCGAGTAAGTGCTCATGTAAATACGGCCCATGATTTTCATGTAGCGATTGAAGCAGGGGTGGATGAAATTGCCCACTTGCCGGAAATACGCAATGGCAAATCCATCTCTCGAGCAGATGCCAAATTGGCCAAAGAAAAAGATATTACCCTGGTTACGACCATTTCTCTACTGAAAAAGAGAGAAGATTCACCCGAGTACAAGGATTTACTTCAAAACATCCGCTCCAACTTACAAATCCTGAAAGAGGAAGGAGTGAGACTTGCCATTGGTTCAGATATGTACAATGATACTTCGGTTGAAGAGTTCCAATTCTTGCATAGCCTCCAAATCTTTAGTGAGAGGGAACTGCTGAAAATGTGGTGTGAGAATGCTGCAATTACGACCTTCCCCAATAGAAAGATTGCTTATCTAAAAGAGGGATATGAGGCAAATTTCCTGGTGTTGAATAAAAATCCTTTGGAAGACATCAGCGAGATCAACAAACATATTGACTTGAAAATCAAAGAGGGGGTGATCCTGAAGTGA
- a CDS encoding TonB-dependent receptor translates to MDRLYYCQVVLIGFLFFFGLNSIFAQSRASISGIVKEEISGKALAFASVKVENTKKGVNTDAYGNFRLFNLTPGPQLLIINYLGYEEKRLNIELKAGEKLEVEILMKEQVFSTEEVVISTQIQGQQAAINRQIQSNTIVNVVSKEKIEELPDQNAAETVGRLAGIAVQRDAGEGTKVVVRGLSPRFNSITVNGERIPSTDAEDRSVDLSMISTDALEGIEVFKALRPDMDGDAVGGTVNFTIKKAPNEFRASGKLQVGYNDQASELGQYRGSLSLSDRFFGGKMGLILTGNVQRANRSSDILQANYSQSGENPDGSARVIVSNLNLIDRDEIRYRYGGSVTLDYQLKNGFILLSSFLGGLERNETRWRRRYRVAASYQEIDTRYREINTLLSSNTLSGEHNFKFLNAQLSWRASYGLTNRNTPYLRSARFRELGAFTADLEEARGPEFIPLGAKSNLDNTWFKDAFADTDQIDDRNLTSQIDLRIPLQAGEFLKGYFKIGAKYRQNDRSRDLTRRWTAFGGINDIIADFPERFDLDTEDRIRISNFISGEREDDFLSGQYDLGVKLDTEALNEFSETYSSYYVLDNTFDLQDYEAGEKIRAAYSMFEFNFGEKLMLLPGIRFEETRNNYRSVFGTPIVNPDGTSPAGLLGLIDTVGNRAYTEWLPMLHLRYKFTDWFDLRLAATKSLARPNYFNLVPWQNINYNESTLSKGNPDLRHTQVWNYDAFFSFYNKLGLFTIGTFYKELEDIDYIRVSRNLEAGQFRGFEITRPVNGEFKATVKGLEIDLQTNLRFLPRPFNGILLGANYTYVQSETFFPLFEIGPRSTEPPYQPTIIDTIRQNRFPGQADHILNVSLGYEKNGFSGRVSMVYQGITLGTIGTRAELDGFTDKFIRWDLILKQKMGNSGFTIILNANNLSNTPERTFLGSNTFLTQEQFFGWTGDIGIQYNFEAGKRGK, encoded by the coding sequence ATGGATAGGCTCTACTACTGTCAAGTCGTACTGATAGGCTTTCTCTTTTTCTTTGGGCTCAACTCAATATTTGCCCAAAGTAGGGCTAGTATTTCCGGAATTGTAAAAGAAGAAATTAGTGGTAAAGCACTAGCCTTTGCTTCCGTTAAGGTAGAGAATACCAAAAAGGGAGTTAATACGGATGCCTATGGAAATTTCCGCCTCTTTAATCTGACTCCAGGCCCTCAGCTGCTGATTATAAATTATTTGGGCTATGAAGAGAAACGACTGAATATTGAGTTGAAAGCGGGAGAAAAGCTGGAGGTAGAAATCCTGATGAAAGAACAGGTTTTCTCTACAGAGGAAGTGGTAATCAGTACCCAGATTCAGGGCCAACAAGCAGCGATCAATCGTCAAATTCAATCAAATACCATAGTCAATGTCGTTTCGAAAGAAAAGATAGAGGAACTACCCGATCAAAATGCTGCAGAGACAGTCGGCAGGTTGGCGGGAATAGCCGTGCAGAGAGATGCGGGTGAAGGGACGAAGGTAGTAGTTCGTGGACTTTCCCCTCGCTTCAATTCGATTACCGTAAATGGAGAACGAATTCCTTCTACCGATGCAGAAGATAGATCGGTTGACTTGAGTATGATTTCCACAGATGCACTTGAAGGAATAGAGGTTTTCAAAGCCCTCCGTCCAGATATGGATGGCGATGCGGTAGGAGGAACGGTCAACTTTACCATAAAAAAGGCCCCCAATGAATTTAGAGCTTCCGGCAAATTGCAAGTGGGCTATAATGACCAGGCATCTGAACTGGGACAATACAGGGGAAGCCTAAGTTTAAGTGATCGATTCTTTGGGGGTAAAATGGGGCTGATCCTAACAGGAAATGTACAGCGGGCAAACCGAAGTTCGGATATCCTGCAGGCCAATTATTCACAAAGTGGAGAAAATCCCGATGGATCTGCAAGGGTTATTGTGTCCAATCTCAATTTGATAGATCGGGATGAAATACGATATCGCTATGGAGGAAGTGTCACCCTTGATTACCAACTCAAAAACGGATTTATCCTGCTTAGTAGTTTTCTGGGAGGCCTGGAAAGGAATGAGACGCGCTGGAGAAGGAGGTACAGAGTTGCTGCTTCTTATCAGGAAATTGACACCCGTTATCGTGAGATAAACACCCTCCTTTCGAGTAATACCCTCAGTGGAGAGCACAATTTCAAATTCCTCAATGCCCAATTGAGCTGGCGGGCTTCTTATGGATTGACAAATCGAAATACTCCCTATTTACGAAGTGCCAGATTTAGAGAGTTAGGAGCTTTTACGGCAGATTTAGAGGAAGCCAGAGGACCAGAATTTATTCCTTTGGGAGCCAAAAGCAATTTAGACAATACCTGGTTCAAGGATGCTTTTGCTGACACGGATCAGATTGATGATAGAAATCTCACGAGTCAAATAGATCTTCGCATTCCGCTGCAGGCAGGCGAATTTTTGAAAGGCTATTTTAAGATAGGGGCTAAATACCGACAAAATGATCGTAGCCGGGATCTGACCCGGAGATGGACAGCATTTGGAGGAATCAATGATATTATCGCTGATTTTCCAGAGAGATTTGACCTGGATACCGAAGACCGCATCAGGATCAGCAATTTTATTAGTGGAGAAAGGGAAGATGATTTTTTATCAGGCCAATATGATTTGGGAGTAAAGCTGGATACGGAAGCTTTAAATGAATTTTCCGAAACCTATTCAAGCTATTATGTTCTGGACAATACCTTTGATTTGCAGGACTATGAGGCGGGAGAGAAAATACGTGCCGCCTACAGCATGTTTGAATTTAATTTTGGGGAAAAATTAATGCTTCTACCTGGGATAAGGTTTGAAGAAACCCGAAATAATTACCGGAGTGTTTTTGGAACCCCCATCGTAAATCCGGATGGCACAAGTCCGGCAGGCCTGCTTGGATTGATAGATACCGTAGGAAATCGCGCCTATACGGAATGGCTTCCTATGCTCCATCTGCGCTACAAATTTACAGACTGGTTTGATCTGAGATTGGCAGCGACAAAGAGCCTTGCACGGCCCAATTATTTCAACCTGGTTCCCTGGCAAAATATCAATTACAATGAAAGCACACTCAGCAAGGGAAATCCAGACCTGCGGCATACACAAGTATGGAATTATGATGCCTTTTTCTCCTTCTACAATAAACTCGGACTCTTTACAATTGGTACTTTTTATAAGGAATTGGAGGATATCGATTACATAAGGGTCAGCCGAAATCTTGAAGCCGGGCAATTCAGGGGATTTGAGATTACCCGTCCAGTTAATGGAGAATTTAAAGCTACAGTAAAAGGCCTGGAAATAGATTTGCAAACCAATTTGCGCTTCCTCCCTCGCCCTTTCAATGGAATCCTGCTTGGGGCAAATTATACCTATGTACAATCAGAAACCTTTTTCCCGCTGTTTGAAATAGGCCCTCGTAGTACAGAGCCTCCTTATCAACCAACGATAATTGATACAATTCGACAGAATAGATTTCCCGGCCAGGCAGACCACATTTTAAATGTTTCTCTGGGATATGAGAAAAATGGATTCTCCGGTCGCGTTTCTATGGTATATCAGGGAATAACCCTGGGAACAATTGGGACCCGGGCAGAATTGGATGGTTTTACGGACAAATTTATCAGATGGGACCTCATCCTTAAACAGAAAATGGGGAATTCAGGCTTTACCATCATCCTGAATGCAAATAATTTATCAAATACTCCCGAAAGAACCTTTTTGGGCTCCAATACCTTCCTGACACAAGAGCAGTTTTTTGGCTGGACGGGAGATATTGGCATCCAGTATAATTTCGAGGCGGGTAAAAGGGGGAAATAA
- a CDS encoding glucosamine-6-phosphate deaminase, with amino-acid sequence MNKQMKIDQLKLEIYPDSIQLGKAAAQFVTKHLKEAIDTQGKARMILATGTSQFTFLEALKKENLDWSKVSVFHLDEYIGLPPTHPASFRKYLKERILDELKPGQVHFLAGDAEDIDKEMGRYSSLLKTQPVDIACIGIGENGHLAFNDPPVADFEDPLTVKIVELDEDCRKQQFGEGWFPSLDKVPRTALTLTIPAIMSARIISCVVPEARKARAVKNSLYNEIETSCPASILRRHPHASLFLDEESSAELLA; translated from the coding sequence ATGAACAAGCAGATGAAAATTGATCAACTCAAGCTGGAGATCTATCCAGACTCCATACAGCTGGGCAAAGCAGCAGCCCAATTTGTAACAAAGCATCTAAAAGAGGCCATCGATACACAGGGCAAAGCACGAATGATCCTGGCAACGGGGACTTCACAATTCACCTTTCTGGAAGCTTTGAAAAAGGAAAATCTTGATTGGTCAAAAGTAAGCGTTTTTCATTTGGATGAATACATTGGCCTCCCTCCTACTCACCCTGCAAGCTTCCGAAAATACCTAAAGGAAAGGATACTGGATGAGCTAAAGCCTGGGCAGGTTCATTTTTTGGCAGGAGATGCAGAAGATATTGATAAGGAAATGGGGAGATATAGCTCTTTGTTGAAAACGCAGCCTGTAGATATAGCCTGTATCGGTATAGGGGAAAATGGGCATTTAGCTTTCAATGATCCTCCGGTAGCAGATTTTGAAGATCCTCTTACGGTTAAAATCGTCGAACTGGATGAAGATTGTAGGAAGCAGCAGTTTGGCGAAGGCTGGTTTCCAAGTCTGGATAAGGTTCCTCGAACGGCCCTTACCCTGACTATTCCTGCAATTATGAGTGCCCGAATAATTAGTTGTGTTGTGCCTGAAGCAAGGAAGGCCAGAGCCGTGAAGAACAGCTTGTATAATGAGATAGAAACTAGCTGCCCTGCCAGTATTTTGAGAAGACATCCACACGCAAGCCTTTTTCTGGACGAAGAATCATCTGCAGAACTACTGGCATAA
- a CDS encoding CPBP family intramembrane glutamic endopeptidase: MKLRIPIWLRSILIGFLILELGTRLWSLLALANIKSTPSIPWAFPLMALCLWFIWNYLNGKWKPKSTQEKRQLWMRAYKLEPRKKLWAWISAILLGCSLLLLILISTRLIDFPSGQIEQIERISVYSDFMVMALIIMTSVVAGVIEEIAFRAYMQKPMENEYAPAIAILIVALFFSLLHLPNATIAPQLLLLFFLGSLGWGVLAYLTNSIIPGVIIHSLVDIISYFWLWQNLELAKSLAAENIFQEGIDKSFVLLLLFAVASISALVFSFWKLSKIR, encoded by the coding sequence ATGAAACTACGAATCCCGATCTGGCTACGATCTATCTTGATAGGTTTTCTCATCCTTGAACTGGGCACCAGGCTTTGGTCTCTCTTGGCTTTGGCAAATATAAAGAGCACTCCTTCTATTCCCTGGGCTTTCCCTCTTATGGCGCTGTGTCTTTGGTTCATTTGGAATTATCTGAATGGAAAATGGAAACCCAAATCTACTCAGGAAAAACGCCAGCTTTGGATGCGAGCATATAAGCTTGAACCTCGCAAAAAATTATGGGCATGGATTTCTGCCATTTTATTGGGATGTAGTCTGCTTCTATTAATCCTAATCAGTACTCGGCTAATCGACTTCCCTTCCGGGCAAATTGAGCAGATAGAACGGATCAGTGTCTATTCAGACTTCATGGTAATGGCTCTGATAATTATGACCTCTGTAGTTGCAGGGGTAATTGAAGAAATTGCCTTTCGAGCCTATATGCAAAAACCGATGGAAAATGAATATGCTCCTGCCATTGCCATATTGATCGTTGCGCTTTTCTTTAGCCTATTACACCTTCCCAATGCGACCATTGCGCCTCAATTGCTCTTGTTGTTTTTTCTGGGATCTTTAGGATGGGGAGTCCTGGCTTATCTCACAAATTCAATTATACCAGGAGTTATCATCCATAGCCTGGTCGATATCATCAGTTACTTCTGGTTATGGCAGAATCTGGAGTTAGCAAAATCCCTGGCTGCAGAAAACATCTTTCAAGAAGGCATAGACAAATCCTTTGTCCTCCTGCTTCTCTTCGCTGTCGCTTCTATCTCGGCTTTGGTATTCTCCTTTTGGAAATTGAGCAAAATCAGATAA
- a CDS encoding Nramp family divalent metal transporter, whose protein sequence is MQSPPLLKKILLGLSAVGPGLFLIGYNIGTGSVTTMAKTGANYGMSLFWALLLSCIFTYILMIAYGKVNLVSGKTILFNFNQEFSWGKWLSIYIIIALVLGELLALMGVMGIVADLVQEGISLLSNGFIASRFWIILFFSVLIFLLIRKGSFANFEKVLTILVILMGLSFLLVFFMLKPDWNALLSGLVPSIPDTPGALGLIAAIAGTTCSAAVFVMRSSVLAEKGWGIKDLKKEKKDAFVSAAMMLFLSAIIMALGAGTLKVLGLSLEKTTDMIHLLEPIGGRAAAFMLIIGITGAGLSTIFPIVLIAPWLIADYQGKERNIQSSQSQLLIAIALVFAFGSVLLEQRPPALMIFSQAFQACILPAVAIPIFMLINKKSLMKEHVASKTLNMGIIAVIIFSFLTTYFVIADFL, encoded by the coding sequence ATGCAAAGCCCGCCCTTACTCAAAAAGATACTTCTGGGATTGAGCGCCGTAGGTCCCGGTTTATTCCTGATAGGATATAACATTGGAACAGGTAGTGTAACTACGATGGCCAAAACAGGTGCCAATTATGGGATGAGTTTGTTTTGGGCCTTATTGCTTTCCTGTATTTTCACTTATATCCTTATGATCGCTTATGGGAAGGTGAACCTCGTTTCGGGAAAGACTATTTTATTCAATTTCAATCAGGAATTTAGCTGGGGGAAATGGCTATCCATCTACATTATCATTGCTTTAGTTTTAGGCGAATTGCTTGCCTTGATGGGAGTCATGGGAATAGTGGCAGACCTGGTTCAGGAAGGAATAAGTCTGCTGAGTAATGGTTTTATTGCTTCTCGATTTTGGATTATTCTCTTTTTCTCTGTCCTGATTTTTTTACTAATCAGGAAGGGGAGTTTTGCAAATTTTGAGAAAGTCCTGACGATACTGGTGATCCTGATGGGCTTATCTTTTCTGCTCGTTTTTTTTATGCTAAAACCGGATTGGAATGCTTTGCTATCAGGATTGGTCCCCAGTATTCCTGATACTCCCGGTGCGCTTGGACTCATTGCAGCCATCGCAGGAACTACTTGTTCTGCGGCTGTCTTTGTCATGCGCAGTTCGGTGCTCGCAGAAAAAGGCTGGGGCATCAAGGATCTGAAAAAGGAGAAAAAGGATGCCTTCGTATCTGCAGCCATGATGCTTTTTTTAAGTGCTATTATCATGGCGCTGGGTGCTGGAACCCTCAAGGTATTGGGATTGAGTTTGGAGAAAACCACGGATATGATCCATCTACTGGAACCGATTGGAGGTCGTGCTGCTGCCTTTATGCTCATAATCGGAATTACCGGTGCGGGACTTTCTACGATTTTTCCTATCGTTTTGATTGCCCCCTGGCTGATTGCTGATTATCAGGGCAAAGAACGGAATATTCAAAGCTCACAGTCTCAGCTTCTCATTGCTATAGCCCTTGTTTTCGCATTCGGATCGGTTTTACTGGAGCAAAGGCCTCCTGCATTGATGATTTTTTCACAGGCATTTCAAGCCTGTATTTTGCCAGCAGTGGCAATTCCTATCTTTATGTTAATCAATAAGAAAAGTTTGATGAAAGAACATGTCGCTAGTAAGACCCTCAACATGGGAATAATTGCTGTGATCATTTTTTCATTTCTGACTACCTACTTCGTGATAGCCGATTTCCTCTAA